One Maribacter dokdonensis DSW-8 genomic region harbors:
- a CDS encoding transposase yields KILSLVKEDQQEQLTLLMSIPGIGQKTALFLIVVTDGFNKFENAAQLCSYVGITPTIRESGSSVRGRARISKVGNRKLRNLLFLCSFNACKHNRACREVYERIVNRGKSKKLALIAVANKLLKQSFAIAKSGRPYDETYVSILPR; encoded by the coding sequence AAAGATTCTGTCATTGGTAAAAGAGGACCAACAGGAGCAATTGACTTTATTGATGTCAATACCCGGTATAGGTCAAAAGACTGCATTGTTCCTAATAGTGGTCACCGATGGGTTCAATAAGTTCGAAAATGCGGCACAGCTTTGTAGCTATGTAGGTATAACCCCAACGATACGGGAATCGGGGAGCAGTGTGAGAGGTCGTGCGCGAATAAGTAAGGTCGGCAATAGAAAACTTCGCAACCTATTATTTCTATGTTCTTTTAACGCTTGTAAGCACAATAGGGCATGCAGAGAGGTTTATGAGCGGATCGTGAACAGGGGAAAGAGCAAGAAACTGGCACTGATAGCCGTTGCCAACAAACTTTTAAAGCAGTCTTTTGCCATTGCAAAATCTGGCAGGCCATATGATGAAACTTACGTTTCAATATTGCCTAGATAA
- a CDS encoding IS110 family RNA-guided transposase — protein sequence MNTQITATPKLFIGIDIHKRSWKVHCATDLSSGKTFSMLPDAELLYEYVAKHYTGYEVSTAYEAGCCGYRAHRCFVGYGWRSLVVNPADIFRRGKERHTKTDRIDAQLIARELKDGRLSGICVPDKCREQLRSLFRRRNDLVKDMRQIKSYIKMQLLYYGIRIPQEFDNDHWSHKFRDWLDELDFGYDTGNEVLRSRMRGFRFIDREFREVSTLLRRYTKKHFKKDYMLLRSIPGIGPIVASGILSELGDLRRFGNIKHLAGYVGLAPGIYQSGDTIRHTGVSMRAHRLIRSYFIEASWQAIRTDPVMQGYYRKHHGKNVKSVIVKVARKLLSRTLAVIKTETPYEIGVLE from the coding sequence ATGAACACTCAAATTACTGCTACACCTAAGTTATTCATTGGTATCGACATACACAAACGCAGTTGGAAGGTACACTGTGCGACGGATCTGTCATCCGGAAAGACTTTTAGCATGCTGCCCGATGCCGAACTGCTCTATGAATATGTAGCCAAGCATTATACAGGTTATGAAGTGTCCACCGCTTATGAGGCGGGCTGTTGCGGATACCGTGCACACCGGTGCTTTGTAGGTTATGGCTGGCGCAGCTTGGTGGTCAATCCGGCCGATATATTCAGGCGGGGCAAGGAGCGCCATACCAAGACGGACAGGATCGATGCCCAACTCATAGCACGGGAACTCAAGGACGGCAGGTTGAGCGGTATTTGTGTGCCGGACAAGTGCAGGGAACAACTGCGGAGCCTTTTCCGTCGCAGGAACGATCTGGTCAAGGATATGCGCCAGATCAAGAGCTATATCAAGATGCAGTTGCTGTATTACGGTATAAGGATACCCCAAGAATTCGATAACGACCATTGGAGCCATAAGTTCAGGGATTGGCTCGATGAACTGGATTTCGGGTACGATACGGGCAATGAGGTCCTGCGTAGCCGTATGCGCGGTTTTCGGTTCATCGACCGGGAGTTCCGGGAAGTTTCCACCTTATTGCGCCGGTATACCAAGAAACACTTTAAGAAAGATTATATGCTTTTACGGAGCATTCCCGGTATAGGTCCCATAGTGGCCAGTGGTATTTTGAGCGAATTGGGCGACCTGCGCCGTTTCGGTAATATCAAACATTTGGCCGGATATGTAGGTCTGGCACCGGGCATTTACCAAAGTGGCGATACCATCCGACATACGGGGGTGAGCATGCGTGCCCACCGGTTGATACGCAGTTATTTCATCGAGGCCTCTTGGCAGGCCATTCGAACGGATCCCGTGATGCAGGGCTATTACCGCAAGCATCACGGAAAAAATGTGAAGAGTGTCATCGTAAAGGTGGCCAGGAAACTACTGAGCAGGACATTGGCGGTGATAAAGACGGAGACCCCTTATGAGATAGGGGTATTGGAATAG
- a CDS encoding metallophosphoesterase — MKIFQTIILPLLYLGLVVLATIYLSRRYALFFNALSLTASYWFFSLLVLGALVASLFMTMTTSGLGHFIYMFSGILFGYLTYLLLSTLAIDFLGLFIKIRPLYMGLGSIVLAMLITIYGLIQARDIKLTNTDIALKGLSRPVKAVHLTDTHLGHYRGKDFFQRVMDITKKQNPDIIFFTGDLFDATWALDDSYLNPLIDLNIPFYFVEGNHDIYTGIEEIKEMVKSKGGIVLENEVTNWGEIQIVGLNHMLADENTYDPHVTGEKGTVKSVLPSLEIDSEKPTILLHHSPDGDKYAHKVGVDLYLAGHTHGGQMFPGTLFAEMLFKYNKGLYDYENMKIFVCLGVGTFGPPLRVGTYSEITVLNLVPK, encoded by the coding sequence ATGAAAATATTTCAAACTATTATATTACCCTTATTATATCTTGGACTGGTGGTTTTAGCTACTATTTACCTATCACGAAGATATGCTTTATTTTTTAACGCCCTATCATTAACAGCATCTTATTGGTTCTTTTCTTTGCTGGTACTCGGTGCTCTTGTTGCAAGTCTGTTCATGACTATGACAACATCAGGACTTGGTCATTTCATTTACATGTTTTCGGGGATACTTTTTGGATACCTTACCTACTTATTACTCTCAACCTTAGCAATTGATTTCCTTGGGTTATTTATTAAAATCCGTCCACTTTATATGGGATTAGGGTCTATTGTCCTTGCAATGCTAATTACCATTTATGGTCTTATTCAAGCAAGAGACATTAAATTGACAAACACAGATATCGCTTTGAAAGGGTTATCTCGTCCTGTTAAAGCTGTGCATCTAACAGACACACATTTAGGCCATTATCGTGGGAAAGATTTTTTTCAAAGAGTGATGGATATTACAAAAAAACAGAATCCAGATATCATCTTTTTTACTGGTGATCTTTTCGATGCAACATGGGCATTAGATGATTCATATCTAAATCCACTAATTGATTTAAACATTCCCTTCTATTTTGTAGAAGGCAATCACGATATTTATACTGGTATCGAGGAAATCAAAGAAATGGTGAAATCTAAGGGCGGAATTGTGCTTGAAAATGAAGTAACCAATTGGGGCGAAATTCAAATTGTCGGACTTAATCATATGCTTGCGGACGAAAATACTTATGACCCACATGTTACAGGTGAAAAAGGAACGGTTAAGAGTGTACTTCCAAGCTTAGAAATTGATTCAGAAAAACCTACTATCTTACTTCATCATAGCCCTGATGGAGATAAATATGCCCATAAGGTTGGAGTAGACCTGTATCTAGCTGGTCATACACATGGAGGTCAGATGTTTCCAGGCACTTTGTTTGCTGAAATGCTATTTAAATACAACAAAGGATTATATGACTATGAGAATATGAAAATTTTTGTTTGCCTTGGAGTTGGGACATTTGGCCCTCCGCTAAGGGTAGGTACATATAGCGAAATAACAGTATTAAATCTTGTGCCAAAATAA
- a CDS encoding ABC-F family ATP-binding cassette domain-containing protein yields the protein MISVDNLAVEFSGTTLFSDVSFVINPTDKIALMGKNGAGKSTMMKIVAGEQKGTRGNVRVPKDTVIAYLPQHLLTEDNCTVFEEAAKAFKHVFDMRDEMERLNKELETRTDYESDAYMGIIEKVSDIGEKYYALEDVNYDAEVEKALKGLGFRQEDFTRQTNEFSGGWRMRIELAKILLQKPDLILLDEPTNHIDIESVIWLEDFLLNKANAVMVISHDRAFIDNITNRTIEVTMGRIYDYKANYSHYLQLREDRRAHQIKAYQEQQKFIADNMAFIERFKGTYSKTNQVSSRERMLEKLEIIEIDEIDTSSLKLRFPPAPRSGDYPVTVTDVSKAYDDHVVFKNANMSISRGEKVSFVGRNGEGKSTMIKAILNEIPVEGTCQLGHNVKVGYFAQNQASLLDPDLTIFQTVDEVAFGDIRNQIKNILGRFMFSGDDIDKKVSMLSGGEKTRLAMVKLLLEPVNLLILDEPTNHLDLKSKDVLKEALSTYDGTLILVSHDRDFLQGLSQKVFEFKEQRVIEHFETIDAFLERNRIKSIAEINLMK from the coding sequence ATGATTTCAGTAGATAATTTAGCCGTAGAATTCAGTGGCACTACCCTATTTAGCGATGTATCATTCGTTATTAACCCAACCGATAAAATTGCCCTTATGGGTAAAAACGGAGCCGGTAAATCAACAATGATGAAAATAGTTGCTGGTGAACAAAAGGGCACAAGAGGCAATGTACGCGTACCTAAAGATACCGTTATTGCATATTTACCACAACATCTGCTTACCGAGGACAACTGCACGGTATTTGAAGAAGCTGCCAAGGCGTTTAAGCATGTTTTTGATATGCGGGATGAGATGGAGAGGCTTAATAAAGAATTGGAGACAAGAACAGATTATGAAAGTGATGCCTATATGGGTATCATTGAAAAAGTCTCCGATATTGGTGAAAAATATTATGCGCTTGAAGATGTAAATTATGATGCCGAAGTAGAAAAAGCACTTAAAGGTTTAGGTTTTAGACAAGAAGATTTCACTAGACAAACCAATGAGTTCAGTGGCGGATGGCGCATGCGTATAGAACTGGCAAAAATACTATTACAAAAACCAGATTTAATTTTGCTTGATGAGCCTACGAACCATATAGATATTGAATCTGTGATTTGGTTAGAAGATTTCTTATTGAACAAGGCCAATGCCGTAATGGTCATTTCACATGACCGGGCATTTATAGATAATATTACCAATCGTACCATTGAGGTTACCATGGGGCGTATTTATGATTATAAGGCAAACTACTCCCATTACCTACAATTACGTGAAGATCGTAGGGCGCACCAGATCAAGGCATACCAAGAACAACAAAAATTCATTGCGGACAATATGGCGTTCATAGAACGCTTTAAAGGAACTTACTCCAAAACCAATCAAGTAAGTTCAAGAGAGCGCATGCTAGAAAAACTGGAGATCATTGAAATAGATGAAATAGATACATCTTCATTAAAGCTTCGTTTCCCTCCTGCCCCACGTTCGGGAGATTATCCTGTTACGGTTACAGATGTTTCAAAAGCATATGATGATCATGTCGTATTTAAAAATGCCAACATGTCTATCTCCAGAGGAGAAAAAGTTTCATTTGTAGGTAGAAACGGTGAAGGTAAATCTACCATGATCAAAGCTATTCTTAATGAAATACCTGTAGAAGGTACTTGCCAATTAGGGCATAATGTTAAGGTAGGTTATTTTGCCCAGAACCAAGCTTCATTATTAGATCCAGACCTTACTATTTTTCAAACGGTAGATGAAGTCGCTTTTGGTGATATTCGTAACCAGATCAAGAATATTTTAGGAAGATTTATGTTCAGTGGCGATGATATCGACAAAAAAGTAAGCATGCTTTCCGGTGGGGAAAAAACAAGGTTGGCAATGGTGAAGTTATTGTTAGAGCCTGTAAATCTTTTAATATTAGATGAGCCAACCAATCATTTAGATCTAAAATCAAAAGATGTTTTAAAAGAAGCTCTTTCTACTTATGATGGTACACTAATTCTGGTTTCTCATGATAGGGATTTTTTACAAGGATTATCTCAAAAAGTATTTGAATTTAAAGAACAACGCGTAATTGAACATTTTGAAACCATTGACGCTTTCTTGGAGAGAAATAGAATAAAAAGTATTGCAGAAATTAACTTGATGAAGTAA
- a CDS encoding lmo0937 family membrane protein, giving the protein MKNIIYFIITALIIGWVLGFVVFKILGALIHLLLVLAIVLLIYNWLSNKKST; this is encoded by the coding sequence ATGAAGAATATCATATACTTTATAATTACAGCCTTGATCATAGGTTGGGTTTTAGGCTTTGTAGTATTTAAGATTCTAGGAGCACTTATTCACTTACTACTTGTTCTTGCCATTGTACTTTTAATTTATAATTGGCTAAGCAATAAAAAAAGCACTTAG
- a CDS encoding DUF3095 family protein: MADKQFYKNLRPFKGTLIELLGDDTYFVDVPKSWHVVVVDILKSTSAVNAGNHHQVNLTATGAIISVLNAIRKVKRSNEIPYFFGGDGATFIVPSSLLNKIIHVLDNYRIHIKRKIDLVLRVGEIPVSNLIESEVQLKIAKHRLTDKLSIPIVLGDGLKVAESMIKSSFKEEETTAFDETLLNLEGMECRWDQILPDQQQTKVVCLLLDASLEKDQRNVYKKVLAQMDEEFGKFENRQPIKSNNLKLDPNPTKVWEEMKIRLTSTSWMYFFKSWLKSNFGRFYLNLTSSGKQYLSQIEQLSHTFMLDGMINTVFTAEQKSIDRFIAYLDKMERDKKLIYGIHVTHASVMSCYVLDRRTTHSHFVDGTEGGYTSAAKMFKIKKKSLSN; encoded by the coding sequence ATGGCAGACAAACAATTCTATAAAAATCTTCGCCCCTTTAAAGGTACACTCATTGAACTTTTGGGAGATGACACCTATTTTGTAGATGTACCAAAATCATGGCACGTTGTCGTTGTAGATATTTTAAAATCTACCAGTGCAGTGAACGCGGGCAATCACCATCAGGTAAATTTAACCGCTACCGGAGCTATTATTTCTGTACTCAATGCCATAAGAAAGGTAAAGCGAAGCAATGAAATCCCCTATTTTTTTGGAGGCGATGGCGCTACATTCATAGTGCCTTCATCATTGCTTAACAAAATAATTCATGTACTTGATAATTACCGCATACACATTAAAAGAAAAATTGATCTAGTTCTACGGGTTGGTGAAATTCCTGTTAGTAATTTAATAGAATCAGAGGTTCAATTAAAAATTGCCAAACATCGGTTAACTGATAAGCTATCTATTCCTATCGTTCTAGGGGACGGATTAAAAGTAGCGGAAAGCATGATAAAATCTTCTTTTAAGGAAGAAGAAACCACAGCATTTGATGAAACACTCTTGAATTTAGAAGGAATGGAATGCCGTTGGGACCAGATACTACCGGACCAACAACAAACTAAAGTAGTATGCTTACTATTAGATGCCTCCTTAGAAAAAGATCAACGTAATGTGTATAAAAAAGTACTTGCCCAAATGGATGAAGAATTTGGGAAATTTGAAAATAGGCAACCTATAAAAAGTAACAATCTTAAATTAGACCCAAACCCTACCAAAGTGTGGGAAGAAATGAAAATTAGATTGACTTCCACTAGCTGGATGTATTTTTTTAAAAGTTGGTTAAAATCAAATTTTGGCAGATTTTACCTAAATCTTACAAGTAGTGGAAAACAATATTTAAGTCAAATAGAACAATTGTCTCACACCTTTATGCTAGATGGCATGATCAATACAGTTTTTACTGCAGAACAGAAAAGTATAGATCGTTTCATTGCCTATTTAGATAAAATGGAAAGGGATAAAAAATTGATTTACGGTATTCACGTTACCCATGCATCGGTTATGTCTTGTTATGTACTTGATCGTAGAACCACACATTCTCACTTTGTAGATGGCACAGAGGGCGGTTATACATCTGCGGCCAAAATGTTCAAAATAAAAAAGAAGAGCCTATCTAATTAG
- a CDS encoding polysaccharide lyase family 7 protein codes for MRLKSSHYFYIVLITFTLLFSFTSCKTETKKSAVAENEKTIYPDDVIPFMKEWKILCGDGKSFNDLTDVEHKDFFYVENENNTNWVVYKAPNSGVTSRTSSNTRTELGQKEEWKPDTGGKLTGTLKVKHVSTSGDARVAASYSVVVGQIHGTEGHENEPLKIFYKKFPGHKKGSVFWNYEINTEGDNGKRWDYSTAVWGYDMSVVGETPTTYPQEPEDGIELNEEFSYEINVYKGIMYLTFKSYGHETKTFTKSLIQTDFAESTDIPEQILTLYAAIGRDGVEKENAYAGELQNFKQGAYNQTNGKDPEENIVWHTGSETYNGDIKKQYENGCYTEVWFKDATVGASTPPQH; via the coding sequence ATGCGTTTAAAATCTTCACATTATTTCTATATAGTATTGATAACCTTTACATTATTGTTTTCATTTACTTCTTGCAAAACTGAAACAAAAAAATCAGCAGTTGCTGAAAATGAAAAAACAATATACCCAGATGATGTGATCCCTTTTATGAAAGAATGGAAAATTCTATGTGGTGACGGCAAAAGTTTCAATGATTTAACTGATGTTGAGCACAAAGATTTTTTTTATGTAGAAAACGAAAACAATACAAATTGGGTGGTATACAAAGCACCTAATTCTGGTGTAACCTCTAGAACATCAAGCAACACTAGAACAGAACTAGGTCAAAAAGAAGAATGGAAACCAGATACCGGTGGCAAACTAACCGGTACTTTAAAAGTAAAGCATGTTTCTACTTCTGGAGATGCCCGGGTAGCTGCTTCTTATTCCGTAGTTGTTGGCCAAATTCATGGTACGGAAGGTCATGAAAACGAACCTTTAAAAATTTTCTACAAAAAATTTCCGGGTCATAAAAAAGGTTCCGTTTTTTGGAATTATGAAATAAATACCGAAGGAGATAACGGTAAACGTTGGGATTATTCTACCGCAGTTTGGGGCTATGATATGTCGGTTGTCGGAGAAACCCCTACCACTTACCCCCAAGAGCCGGAAGATGGCATTGAATTAAACGAAGAATTTAGTTATGAAATCAATGTCTACAAAGGCATAATGTACCTTACCTTTAAAAGCTACGGACATGAAACCAAAACGTTTACCAAAAGCCTAATACAGACAGACTTTGCAGAATCAACTGATATTCCAGAACAAATATTGACTTTATATGCGGCAATAGGGCGTGATGGTGTAGAAAAAGAAAATGCCTATGCTGGCGAATTGCAAAATTTTAAGCAAGGAGCTTACAACCAGACCAACGGTAAAGATCCTGAAGAAAATATTGTTTGGCATACCGGATCAGAGACCTATAACGGAGATATTAAAAAACAATACGAAAACGGCTGTTATACAGAGGTTTGGTTTAAAGACGCTACGGTTGGTGCCAGCACTCCACCGCAACATTAA
- a CDS encoding response regulator: MSSVFLVIDDDLVSQFTARYAVEQCSTDTQIYVCESAIEALELLTKLKKEDKPIPDYILLDLVMPEMDGWEFIDQLQNYNANINKIKVFIMSAFTNSKDREKAKQHQFIEGYYEKPLSKNMVQNMIK, translated from the coding sequence ATGAGCTCAGTGTTTTTGGTAATTGATGATGATTTGGTTTCTCAGTTTACGGCGAGGTATGCCGTTGAGCAGTGTAGCACAGATACTCAAATCTATGTTTGTGAAAGTGCTATTGAAGCCTTGGAACTATTGACCAAATTAAAAAAAGAAGACAAGCCTATTCCAGATTATATTCTGCTGGATTTGGTAATGCCTGAAATGGACGGATGGGAATTCATTGATCAATTGCAAAATTATAATGCCAATATAAATAAGATAAAGGTATTTATCATGTCTGCTTTTACGAATTCCAAGGATCGGGAGAAAGCCAAGCAACACCAGTTTATTGAAGGGTATTATGAAAAGCCATTATCTAAGAACATGGTTCAAAATATGATCAAATAG
- a CDS encoding response regulator: MNIYIADDDLEDRSFFIEALDDLPLTTEVTQFNNGVDLMDKLFSDDNLPHVIFLDLYMPIMDGFECLMDIRNFKKFKDIYIIAYSGIYREREVNQLKEDGANLFLKKSSSFKELKKLLLKSLQRVKSSNKNEVENGEFVILS, from the coding sequence TTGAATATTTATATAGCAGATGACGATTTAGAGGATCGAAGTTTTTTCATAGAGGCATTAGATGATTTACCATTGACTACAGAGGTAACTCAATTTAATAATGGTGTTGACCTTATGGATAAACTTTTCTCTGATGACAACTTACCGCACGTGATTTTTCTTGATTTGTACATGCCTATTATGGACGGATTTGAATGCCTGATGGATATAAGAAACTTTAAAAAGTTCAAGGATATTTATATAATTGCCTATTCAGGAATTTATAGGGAACGTGAGGTAAATCAATTAAAAGAAGATGGGGCAAATCTATTTTTAAAAAAATCTTCGTCTTTTAAAGAATTGAAAAAATTGTTACTTAAATCTTTACAAAGGGTAAAAAGCTCAAATAAGAATGAAGTTGAGAATGGTGAATTTGTAATACTGTCATAA
- a CDS encoding response regulator gives MKDYNVFSPLAYADDDEDDRMFFAEAMQEIFPDINMKLFHNGEVLITYILSTITAGIVPKLIFLDLNMPIMNGFECLSILKNNTFLSKIPVVIYSTSSSETDRKKILEMGAVRFITKEISFKKMLVQLKTTMDDLYHKELNPKVI, from the coding sequence ATGAAAGATTACAATGTTTTTAGCCCTTTAGCCTATGCCGACGATGATGAAGATGACAGAATGTTCTTTGCAGAGGCAATGCAAGAAATTTTCCCTGATATTAATATGAAACTTTTTCATAATGGTGAAGTTTTAATTACATACATACTATCTACCATAACTGCTGGTATTGTTCCAAAGCTTATCTTTCTAGATTTAAACATGCCCATTATGAATGGCTTTGAGTGCCTTTCTATATTAAAAAACAACACTTTTTTAAGTAAGATTCCTGTAGTTATATACTCCACATCATCATCTGAGACAGACCGTAAAAAAATATTGGAAATGGGTGCGGTTCGTTTTATAACAAAAGAAATTTCCTTTAAAAAAATGCTTGTTCAACTTAAAACAACCATGGATGATCTTTATCACAAAGAACTAAATCCTAAGGTTATTTAG
- a CDS encoding RNA polymerase sigma factor: protein MMQKHNEHGMAVNSDFGVNAASEKIPKMSNQKVFVVKNTETVIWKKLIDGDESALGDLYNIYVDCLFSYGINCTKDRTYVMDCIHDLFVDLFKYRENLTMTDNVKYYLFKSLKRKINRKYATKTISISEEYQYSLHQDTRNYTNSCEEDIIRTERLTEKRMILANALESLTKKQRKGLFLRFNQDKSYEEISEIMEVSVQTARTIVYRALKALR from the coding sequence ATGATGCAAAAACATAATGAACATGGTATGGCTGTAAACTCAGATTTTGGGGTCAACGCAGCGTCAGAAAAAATACCGAAAATGAGCAATCAAAAAGTTTTTGTAGTTAAGAATACCGAAACGGTAATCTGGAAAAAATTAATTGATGGAGATGAATCTGCCCTAGGCGATTTATATAATATATATGTAGATTGTCTCTTTAGTTATGGTATAAATTGTACCAAAGACAGAACATACGTTATGGATTGTATTCATGACCTATTTGTAGATCTATTTAAATACAGGGAAAACTTAACAATGACAGATAATGTAAAGTATTATTTGTTTAAAAGTTTGAAGCGAAAAATAAATAGAAAATACGCTACTAAAACTATTTCAATATCAGAAGAATATCAATATTCTTTACATCAAGATACAAGAAACTATACGAATTCTTGTGAAGAGGATATTATACGAACAGAAAGGTTGACCGAAAAACGAATGATTTTGGCAAATGCGCTGGAATCGTTAACTAAGAAACAACGAAAAGGTTTGTTCTTAAGGTTCAATCAAGATAAGAGCTACGAAGAAATTTCTGAAATTATGGAAGTTTCCGTACAGACAGCCAGAACTATAGTCTATAGGGCCTTGAAAGCCTTAAGGTAA
- a CDS encoding FecR family protein translates to MNPKNINFSSMTEEETSALKNRIFNTIHKKKTRKRNFWFSGLAAACLAGCIGLTFYFYNTSNTSSSITDFVNSTSSENENHKEGEVVLTLGEGNSLKIKEDVASINYSDSGENVTIGANEVVNQKATKNKKAVFNTLWVPYGKRSNLILSDGTKVWLNSGSKLVYPIAFNGDKREVYIEGEAIFEVTHNKSKPFHVISDHQVVEVLGTVFGVTNYPDETETNTILKSGSVQISFKNIKNASSHSDKMKITPGTKASFDKENKSIVSEKVNVDNYFSWKEGVLIFKNNDLQYIMKRISRYYNIDIVIENENLAKETFSGYLDLNEDINSVIHSIKESTNMEYVKTENKILIK, encoded by the coding sequence ATGAATCCTAAAAATATCAATTTTTCATCTATGACTGAAGAAGAGACTTCAGCTTTGAAAAATAGGATTTTTAATACAATACATAAAAAGAAAACTAGAAAAAGAAACTTTTGGTTTTCTGGCTTGGCAGCTGCGTGTTTGGCAGGTTGCATAGGTCTTACATTTTATTTTTACAACACTTCTAATACATCAAGCTCCATTACCGATTTTGTAAACTCTACTTCTTCTGAAAATGAAAATCATAAAGAAGGTGAAGTGGTACTTACGTTGGGTGAAGGCAATAGTTTAAAAATTAAAGAGGATGTGGCATCGATCAACTATTCTGATTCTGGAGAGAATGTAACTATTGGTGCAAATGAGGTAGTGAATCAAAAAGCGACCAAAAACAAAAAAGCTGTATTCAATACCCTTTGGGTGCCTTACGGTAAACGTTCTAATCTAATACTTTCCGATGGAACTAAAGTATGGCTTAATTCAGGTTCAAAATTGGTCTACCCAATAGCTTTTAATGGTGACAAAAGAGAAGTTTACATTGAGGGTGAAGCAATCTTTGAGGTAACCCATAATAAAAGCAAACCTTTTCATGTAATTTCTGACCACCAAGTAGTAGAGGTCTTAGGAACTGTATTTGGTGTCACCAATTATCCAGATGAAACCGAAACCAATACTATTCTTAAAAGTGGTAGTGTTCAAATAAGCTTCAAGAATATTAAGAATGCCTCTTCTCATTCAGATAAAATGAAGATTACTCCTGGTACAAAGGCAAGTTTTGATAAAGAGAATAAAAGTATTGTTTCTGAGAAGGTAAATGTTGATAATTATTTTTCTTGGAAGGAAGGTGTACTAATATTCAAGAATAATGACCTTCAATATATTATGAAACGTATTTCTCGATATTACAACATTGATATTGTCATAGAAAACGAAAACCTGGCCAAAGAGACTTTTTCTGGTTACCTAGATTTAAATGAAGACATCAATTCCGTAATACATAGTATTAAGGAAAGTACCAATATGGAATACGTTAAAACAGAAAATAAAATATTAATCAAGTAA